The window cttttgtctatctaattgctctggccagtgtttcaagaactatgttaaataaaagtggtgaaagagagcatccctgtcttgttccagtttttagagggaatgcctttaacttttctccatttagaatgatgttggcctgaggcttagcacagatagcctttatgatgttgagatatgttcctgttatcctagtttttctagtgttttgaacatgaaagagtgctatattttgtcaaatgaggGAAAGGGAAATGGAAAGGGATTATCaaggacggtggaatgtgatagacatcatattccaaagcacatgtataaagacatgaattggtaaatcatttcttccatttgtattatcttgtcttaaccctcctttcctcttatatgtcattttgtttacagtagaaggggtagagagagaaaaggggacaggaggggaggggaggggggatagtagagaataggacagacagcagaatacatcagacacgagaaaggcaatatgtcaatcaatggaagggtaactgatgtgatacagcaatctgtatacggggtaaaattgggagttcataacccacttgaatcaaactgtgaaatatgatgtattaagaactatgtaatgttttgaacgaccaacaataaaaaaaattgaaaaaaaaagacatgaattggtgtcaacatactttatatatgaccagagatatgaaaaattacatgtaataagaattgtaatgcattacacttttattttaaaaaatttttaaatactgttaaaaaaagaaaaagaaaatgagataggTGTTGATGGAAGAGTgcaaaaaagttgttttcttcaGCAGAGAGACTCACAGGATATTAGGTTGGAAATATTGAACAggaaataaaggaacaaaaatacCAAATCTATATTCTCTGTATAAACCTATCTAAAAAGGTGTCAGAAATCAGAATCATTTCATTGTcattccttttatgtttttattagcacattacagttatacataatgttgggattaattttgacataataatataTGCCTGGAACATGActtgctccatttcagttcctAGTACTTCCTAAtcattccctcttccttccctttgtaTCCCTTATTCTAATCCTCTTATATACCTTTGAGGACCATGGGATCCCCCATTTTTGTCCtcattttggtctagcttctctACATAAGAGGAAACCTTTGACCTTTGACTTCCCaaaactgacttatttcacttagcaagatatactccagtttcatccatttacaagcaaatgccataatttcattcttctttatggctgagtaaaactccattatgcaTCTATCACATGCTATCTTTatcccattcatctattgactggaACCTGGGCTGGATCTATAAATCAGCAATATTGAATTCACAATgatctaaaaataattaaatacttgGAATAAATCTCaacaaggaggtgaaagatctttacaaagaaaatagaacactgaacaaagaaattgaagaagtccttagaaaatagaaagacctcccaaattcttggatagacagattcatattgtcaaaatgaccatactaccaaaagcattatacattatacatcaatgcaatccccatcaagaTTTCAATGACAGTCTtcccagaactagaaaaacaaaacagtcctaaaattcaactcaaagaataagagacccaaaatagccaaagcaatcctgagcaagtaGAATGATACCTCAAATTATATTGTagagctatagaaacaaaaatgaaatggtaCTGGTATGAAAACATACATAAAGACctatggaatagaagacacagagccaAATCCACATAGATGCAGTGACCTgctacttgacaaaggtgccaaaaccatacattggagaagagacagcatttttaaaggaaaatgaatattcctaAGGAGAAGTATGAAACTGGATCCCCATATCCCACccagcacaaaaatcaactcaaagtggatcaagaccCTGGAATTAGACCAacactttgcaactgctagaagaaaatataggtttaacactccaacatattggcacatgCCCTGAATTTCTTAACAAGACCcttaaagtgtaagaaataaaactatgaagCAATAAGTAGCAcagcttcaaattaaaaagctgtatggaaaaggaaaaaaagtatgaaaagatTGCATAAAAATGGGAGATTTTTGCCAGTTGCTCCTCccacaggggattaatatccaaaatatataaagaactcaaaacaaacTCCCCCAAAGCAAATAATCTaatcaaaaataagcaaaatagtggagcatggtgatacatgcctatgatcccagaaATTCAGGATGCCGagacagaaagattgcaagttcagagccatccatcttcagcaatttaacgagctctaagcaattcagtgagaccttatctcaaaatgaaaaataaaaagggccaagaatgtggctcagtggttaattgctcctgggttcaatcaccactTCCCACCCCACACCTGCAAAAAAAATCGGGGGAGGAAAATGGGCAAATGGACTAAACAGACACATCTTAAAtggagaaatacaaatagccaacaaacaaatgaaaaaaaaaaagttcaacatttctagcaatcatggaaatgcaaataaaaatttcatctcactcagtTAGAATGGTATTCATTGGggatatgaataataaaaagtacTGGCAAAGATATGGGGGaaggatacactcatacattgttagtggaATGGCAAATTAgtactggaaagcagtatggaggttcctcataaaactaggaatggaaccaccatataatcCAGTTATCCCCctcctgggtatttatccaaaagaactaacatAAGCATAATACAGTGATACAGGCAtattaatgtttacagcagcacaattcattgatattattttttaaaaaaacatcagaaatttattagttgctcaaaacattacattgatattcttttttttttgatattcttAATAGAGATTAAATCTATGCAAGGATGCTCTTTAAAGCTTCATCTTACAATtcttgaggtgctaagcaaacaATTCACCTCCATAGATTACTAAAGCATCTTTGAAGATGAATTGCTCAAGGCGTGAACAGTTGTGTATCATTCACCTTGACTGGGATGGTGAAAGaggaagaacaacaacaaactcaTTGTTCTCTTCCGTAGTTGTTTTGTCCTCAGGCCATAGATAATGGGGTTCAAGGTGGGTGGAATGACCAAATACAAGTCAGCTAACATCACCTGAGTGTGCAGAGGGACTGAGTCCTGTCCTAGCCAGGCTACATAAATGGATGCCATCCCAGGTAGGTAGAACAAAGCCATGACCCCCACATGGGAGCCACACGTGCTTAATGCCTTCCACTGAGCATTCTTTGAGGAGAGACCAAACACTGCCCTGAGAACTAAGATATAGGAGGCAGCAATGAAGACCACATCAGAGCCAACAATAATGGAGGTACAAATCAAACTGTAGAGACAGCTGGGCATGGGGTCAGCACATGCTAACTTGGCCACAGCCATGTGCTCACAATAGGAATGGGGAACCACATGGGAGCCACAAAAAGGTAGATGACTAATCATCCAACTCAATGGGGTCATGGATATGACAGCCCTGATGGTGATGGCCACACTCATCCCCAGCATCACTCTGGGTGTGAGAATGCTCTTGTAGTGTAGGGGCTTGCAGATGGCTACACAGCGGTCAAAAGCCATGGCCAGCAGCAGCCCTGTCTCCACAGCTGTGGCTGCATGGACAAAGTACATCTGAGTGAAACAGGCCTGGAAGCTGATGGAGCTGTGTCCTGAGGAGAAGATGCTCACCATCTTGGGGACCACAGAGGAGGCCATGACGATGTCCACAGCAGCCAGAACACACAGGAAGCAAAACATGGGCTCTTGTAGAGTGGAATCCATGCAAATTACCACCATGATGATGCTGTTTCCTACCAGGGCTGTGGTGTACATGGCACTCAGTGAGACAGCCAGCCAAAGGTGTGAAGACTGCAAGCCTGGAATGCCCACAAGGAAGAAGGTGGCAGGGGTTTCCACTGTGTGGTTGTAGGGTGGCCCCAGCATCACAAGTGAGAATGCTTTTCTATTCATCTAAAAAATGGTATAAGAAACGATATAGACTTATAATATTTGTTTCACACTGTAGTACTGGTGAAGTATAATATAGAACAAACATGCATACCTCATAGTCGACAAAACATAAGCTATTTCATCTAAGATAAATTTATTGTATAATtgctattttaagatattttaaagtcTAGGTCTTTCCAGTTGTGATTCCAGGAGCTGAATTAAGTAAATACAGTTATAATCGGGTGAATAATCATGGTTACTTAtccaaaaaaaattgttactgCTTCACTGGGAcagtttaattaatttattttaattagttatatataatagcaaaatgcattttgattcattgtacacctTGGACAGTTTTGATAAGGAAAAAGAAGCTACCCATCTGCACATCCAGAATCTGAGCTCCAACACATGGAAATTTCAGTTCATTTCCACGTCTGTCTTACATCTCCTCATTCAGGTGTTGCCATGTTATGTAATTGAGATGACCTGGTGAGGTAAAATTAAAGGTTCATTATGAACTCATTCTCTGTTCATCTATAGGCTAACTTTCAAGcttaggttttttgtttgcttgcttgattgcttttttttaaaaaaaattgtcaattcTGTGAAAATGTGTTTTACATTTACTTATAACCCATCTCTAATAACAAATTCTTGGTAAGAGTGGTTGACACCTCTAtggccattttttttcaaaatgaaattaaagataaaatggaaGTGGGCAATATGAGCATCTTTGATTCAAACTGAAGTGATGCTTCAACTGTTTTCCAATTACTCTCAGATCATTCCACTCCCCAGAGAAATGGGAAAGCATCTCAGTCCCATAACTAGACCTAATATCTCAAGTGTGGATCAGAACATCTTATATCCATTTGATCTATTGTGGCAAACCCTCATCATCCTAATATTGTATCTCTCAAGGCCTCAGGCTCAGTGAGTCAGCACACCAATTGTGTTGACATTACAGTAGTCAGATCTGATCCAAGAACTCTTTCCTATATTTCCAGGCAAGATTCAATGATGGAGGCTTATTTGCCAATAATAGCCTGACTTCAGCTGTCACTTCCTGTACCTCCCTGTAATACATGATTTCCAGGTTGAGAAGTTGTCACATCCTTACCCTTGGATATTAACTATCTCCAATCACTCGATTTTAATTCTCTTAAGGGGCCTGGCCCCTCACTGAATAGTTGGATAAATCAGGCTGATGGACTTCTGCTTCAGTAGACATTTTCCCTGTGAGCCAGGCCCTAGAGAGACATTCACCTGACTCAGCATCCCAACCATGTGGCGTACACTTGCCCCTTCCATTTGCTTCTGGGGCTGATCAGTGATGACTTATACCCAGATGCCCTCAGGAGCCTTGTGGGGAGTCCTCAGGAGTTCTCAAAAAAGCCCAATGTCTGAGACCTGAATTCAAACTATGGTCCTCACTTAAACAAATAACAACACAAAAAtccttaagaataaataaatgctatatGGTAGGACAGACTAAATGAAATACCGATCTCTTCAGAGCAGGTCATGAGAAACTTACTGTGTATCACCACATCATGAGATGTTTTCAGTGATAGATCAGAAGACAGGAGAAGCTTTGAAAGAAGAATACTTgtgacaagtaaaaaaaatatatctggatGTCCTTAAGACTGCTATGTGAATGATGAATGCCACAAATTTAGAGCTGATCCTCACTGCCTGAACAGCTGGAGAAGAGCAGAGGTTTCAGAATGCCTATTCTCCATCCACCTCTGATCCAGGACATCCCCTCCTGGATGCTCTGTGTAAACACACCTTTCTTCTGAGGGCAGCCACAGTTTatgccccaccccacccttgCTCTCTCCAGCCCTACCCAGTGGACATTCCTTTTATGATGtttggagtgttttttttttttttcctctttgtactTTTGATCTTCATCAGCACTGCTAGAGGTTCACCCATGTCTTAATTCTCCTTAAAGAACAGGGCATTTGGTTTGGTCAGTattatcttttaaactttttatattaCCCAACCTATTGCCACTAAAAATTTTCTAAGATCTCACAACTAACATCAGCAGTAAGTTCCATCAAAGATCTGTTGCCAGTCCAGTAATTTCTTATAGCATCACTGAGTGCTCCCTTATAATTTGGTTAACTCTTTGAAGCATGACATGCATACATTTAAATGcagaaattaaaggtatacagCATGATAAAACATCATAATATAAACATATGAACACACTTGCCAAGCCACTATCCAAGTCAAGATTCAGACACAATGCTTCCTGGTTGTTGAGGTCTCTCTTTTCAGAAAGCTCTGGCCAACCTTCGTCTCCTAAGCACATTTCCAGCTCTGTTTTCACCTCTGACTCCAACCCTAAAGAGATACTCACATGAAGACCCAGAGGGTCATTAAAATCTAGCTTAGAGaagtcattttaaataatagGAACTCAGAGGATATATGAGATTTTCATTCCTATTTTAAGGATGGGAAATTCATGactcaaaattttctttaaagttgAAATACTAAATGCATAATTCATTTGAATGGAGCCTTTCTGTTTATATAACCCTGTGCCTCGACTCTCCATCCCAGTAAGCTCCCAATTATCCCTAACCTTGGTTGCTTTTCTCATAGTTCATCCTGAGACCTAAAAAATGTCTGTCCACCATCCCAAGTTTAGACTTACCTCATATTGTCTCTGCTTTCAACCAAAGTTGTCCTATGTTCCTGTCTCCTCTCCCACATTCTTCATCCTTCATCCTCCCATCATTTCCAAAAGAATCTCTTGATGTTGGCTATACTCTCCAGACCTGGAGAGTAGTCTATAATTGTGTTGTCCACTTGAATCCTCCTTTCCAGGGTAGCCTTGGCCTTAAGACTCCATCGACCCAACCTTTAATCCCCAGGTCAATCATCTGCATCCCTGAAGTTCTCTCTATTCAACTTTCTCTGGTGGTCTATGTCTGGTAGTCCACATTTCTGACACCCAATAGAGGGAGGATTTATACAAGGCCCCTTCAGAAGGGGAAGAGCAAGCCAAGGAGACCAAAGATGACAATATAGAGTCATGATAACTATTGTCCTTTACAGACCTCCCCCTGGGAACCTTCTTTCCCTGCTAGATACTCTGTTATCCCACCTATTCCCTCTATACCCATTTTTCCTTTACCTCCACTGAGCAACCAAACACTGACTCCTGAGACTAGTTCATCCCTGCACCCTGCCTCTGGGGCTTTCTACAATATAGGTTGCAGAAGATGCTTAGTGAATAAAGTGTCTTTGTCTCTTCAAGTCTTCAGAGAATAATTAAATATCAGAGTAATAATATACAGTGCAtcctgaaaggaaaataaaaggtcCAACGTTGGTTGTTTGTTAAAGTCTGCTATATGCTTCTCATAGATAGCTCACATCAGAGGGATGTGAAAACTGAATGAGAACTATCAGTATATCTACATTTCATAGATGAATATGAGGTACATAGAAGGTCTCATAGCTAGCAAGCCAGAGAATCAAGATTCACATTCTATCATGACAAATTTCACTGTTTTTTGTACAACTCTTGTACTTAATTGCTACTGTGAAAATGAGTATGTCTTGGAGATCCTGATTGAATGCTTTGAATATATATCCATAAGTAAGATTCATGCATCATATTGtagttctatatttttttgaggaaccttcacaTTCTTTACCAGTGGTGGCACCATATTATATCTGAATGACACtatacaatttatttatatctttgcctacaattttcactgttttctctggTAACCTCTGAccatttttttgtttcctattcCCCAAGGGTTCCCTGCTTCTGCTTCCTAAGTGACACAGAACTTTGGTATCATTGGTCTCAGACACCATTGTGGGGTCTACAATCCCACAGGTGGCAGTCCTTTTAATATTTCCCATAGAGTTGCTGCTGTGTAGGCCATCATTGACACTGAAGTCCTTCCTGACTTCCAGCAAGCAGTGGGAAGGGGCAACATCAGCCTCCAGACTGACCTTGATGCTCAGCAGGGCTTTGTATGTCCTGGGTCTGGTCTGCCTTTCTGCCTGTGTCTATGCCAGCTGATTCCAGATGCAGCAAGACTCTATTACATTATTCTATACAGAAGGTGTAGGAAGTTTACATGCCCCTCATACTGTTCTCTAAACTGGACTTCAGATTTCTCATGGCATCCAGGTGGATCTCCAAGGACTGGGCTATGCATCTCAGCTCTGTGAGCATTATTTCAGCAGCCCCAATCTCAGCACACTGCAAAGTGACCACTGTGGTGCTCTCCTGGATCTGCTGGAACCAGTACTTGTTCAGCGACTCTCAGTTCTTCTGAGCCAACTCATCATACTGGGCCTGGATGTCTGCCATGATCTTGCTAAGGTCCTGAGATCTGGGGGCATTCACCTCTTGGTCAATCCACAGCTGGCAATTTTTTCCATGCCTCCTCATGATTCTTCTTCATGAATAACTCCTCCTCCTttagaacctcagtttcctctagTTGAAGTCAAGTGATACTAGtgtctgctgagagccattgccaagtaggaatgacgcatggcaatttctttgtcagcctactccatgttgcttagaggaaggactctctatagtggaaatgggcttgcctttggacccaggtcatttgcagtgacattgcatgtatgcttgagtaaggtgaccttgctcaaggaccagggcagatccaggtttagggtgtatcctactgggaatagggcgtatcctgctgcctcaggcgcgcCCGCTCCTttagttcccgttgagttctcctgggattcagagagtatttgggattcagagcctgtggagtacgtggattttgcccagaacgtggatttccggagaacgtgtgtgtagagggcaggtgagagttcgggaataaagaattgctgtttgaatctacaaggtgtgagtggctagtgattttgtgcccagccagactgcagcaagtgTCATCAATGACCTTGAAGAGCCCATTGATGTCACTGTCTATCAACTGGCACATGGCCATCTCTGTCTCAGAATTGACTCTAATGTCCTCAACAGCAAGATGAAAGTTGCAAATCTGCAGAGAATTCAGGTATTGTCCACAAAATTTGCCAAGATCTGAGCCTAAAGCTCTTGATCTTGTAGTAATGCCCCCAGTCTTTTATTTGGGGTCCCTTCTCCATATGTTCCCAGAGTTTGCTTTCTAGGATGCTCACTCTATCCAGGTCTTGCATGGTCTCTATACTCGGAATGCTTCCCATTTCTGCCAGACTGTTGGTCATCCCCATCACAAGGAAATTGGAACCCCAGCCTCCCTGGAAACTAGGAAGAATGGGAAGCAAGCCAAAATCCCTGAACCCAAAAATATCTaatgaagctttaaaaataataattataaggaAACAATGAGGTCAAGAGAGAACAGAAAGACAGatgaacaaaatagaaacaaaactcATGATATGAATCAAAAATTTAGCAAAAAGATCTTTAAAggaaccaaataaatttttcaaaagaagaactcagtaattcaaacaaaaaatgtatttgaaatagctaaaatatgaaatcaacacagatgtccttcagtgaatgaacagataaacaacatatggtatatatgcacaatggaatattattcagtcacaaaagtaatgaaattctgccaggcacagtggtgatTGCCTAAATGctaatggctcaggaggctgagctaggaggatcacaagttcaaagttagcctcagcagcttagcaaggtcctaagcaacttagcaagaatctgtctctaaataaaatataaaaaagatgggagatgtggctcagtggttaagcacccctgagttcaatccccagtaccaaaataaataataatgataataaagtagaagaagaaaaaacaaagaaagaaagaaattattttatttttcattttaaacaacaTCAATAGAACTCAAGGTCATTATATTAAGTGTAAtaagccaaaaacaaaaaaaatctgaagttatCAGGCATTCTTGtagaaaacagagaggaaagtGGTCATGAGAGACTCGAAGGGCAGATGGGAGGGGATCCAATCTGTtagtctatgtcttttttaaaaaatatatttaattttttaggtgtagatgaacacaacacaatgcctttatttttatttggtgctgagcattgaacccggTCCCACCAATGCTAGGCcatcgctctaccgctgagcctcaaTTCCAGCacctagtctatgtcttttgattggtgagtttaggccattaacattcagggttattactgagacatgatttgtattcccagccatttttgtttatattttggtatttaaCGTGACTTAGTTTcttctctgattagattttcctttagtgtaatccctccctctgctgattttatctttgtttttcatttcctcttcatggaatattttgctaaggatgttctgtagtgcaggctttctagttgtaaaatcttttaacttttgtttatcatggaaggtttttatttcatcatcaaatctaaagctgaattttgctggatataagattcttggttggcatccattttctttcagagcatggtatatgttgttccacgatctcctggctttgagggtctaggttgaaaaTTTGCTGAGATATGAAATGGTCTTCCCCAATATGTGATccgattcctctctcttgcagcttttaagattctatccttattctgtatgctaggcattttcattataatgtgccttggtgtagatctgttgtaattttgtacatttggtgtcctgtaagcctcttgtatttggttttccaattcgttctttatgcttgggaaattttctgatattatctcattgaagagattgtgtgttcctttggtttgaaactctgtgcatTCCTCtctcccaataactcttagatttgctCTTTTGATGctttcccataattcttggatgttctattcatgatttcttactatcttcactgtgtattcaactttattttccagattgtatattttgtcttcattatctgacgttctttcttccaagtgatatagtctgttggttatgctttctattgagttttttatttgatttattgtatcctttatttcaaggatttctgatttttttttcaggatctctctctctctcttgaagtaatatttttgCTATCTGCATTTGCTCTCTTATTTCATTGTTGGAGTGgtcaatttttgcttgtatttgctcatttaggtcattctttaattcacaaatcattttaattatgaaccatctgaactctttctctgacattccATCAACTTTGCTGCCtgtgggttctgttattatagtgtcctggtttgtttggggtactttcttcccttgttttttcatattgtctatgggtcttcctttcttgctacatggatctgagatattaatttcttccctatattcttgtagtatctgtgtctgtacctcaccttgatgttgggcttctagaccctgctggtgtccctcaatggatgctacCGCATCCTGTTTCTGGGACCTGCTtaagttggagtgggtggatctgggccactgggcttgaACCCTGCAGTAGTCTGCTGATAGGAAGGGGTGGTCCTGCgccaaaggctaggctctggcagtGTCTGCACCACCAGGGGAGGGCTGAACCAGGCCTACTGAAATCCTGGATACTGCATGGGCAATTGTGAGCTGTCTGGGCTGGATCTTGGCTCTCGCTGTAGTGCACTGGTCAGAAGGGGTGGTCGAGAcactttaacacacacacacacttttaagcCCAACACCTTTAGTGAACATACAtacaaaagttctcaataaaataataataaatcaaatacaaGATCAAAAGATCAGTCATCTGAATCAAATGACATTCCAGATATGCAAATATGGTTCAATACGAACAATAAGCATAATACCCCACATCAACAatcaaaggacaaaaatcatgA is drawn from Urocitellus parryii isolate mUroPar1 chromosome 4, mUroPar1.hap1, whole genome shotgun sequence and contains these coding sequences:
- the LOC113191271 gene encoding olfactory receptor 52I2-like translates to MNRKAFSLVMLGPPYNHTVETPATFFLVGIPGLQSSHLWLAVSLSAMYTTALVGNSIIMVVICMDSTLQEPMFCFLCVLAAVDIVMASSVVPKMVSIFSSGHSSISFQACFTQMYFVHAATAVETGLLLAMAFDRCVAICKPLHYKSILTPRVMLGMSVAITIRAVISMTPLSWMISHLPFCGSHVVPHSYCEHMAVAKLACADPMPSCLYSLICTSIIVGSDVVFIAASYILVLRAVFGLSSKNAQWKALSTCGSHVGVMALFYLPGMASIYVAWLGQDSVPLHTQVMLADLYLVIPPTLNPIIYGLRTKQLRKRTMSLLLFFLFHHPSQGE